One Lentibacillus cibarius DNA window includes the following coding sequences:
- a CDS encoding cupin domain-containing protein codes for MVTRLMDYKNPDSHYSYDLKQSRFFTKNKANYINVLGPEQLRTIGDVFLLDVFLSAGNVVEPHYHSNASELIYCISGETIVSMINPSTNELKNIRIHPQQVVTIPQGWWHYFAANVDNTHVLTIYDTSELDTVWGSDVLRLTPPEVFAHTYCLDKGQIQQALQSIGETVIIGPPVDCKQKGGYSKEQAYYQPYYPPGPYYTRPMAPPYN; via the coding sequence GTGGTCACACGCTTAATGGATTATAAAAACCCCGATTCACATTATTCTTATGATTTGAAACAAAGTAGATTCTTCACCAAAAATAAAGCCAATTATATTAATGTACTTGGTCCTGAACAATTGCGTACAATCGGCGATGTGTTTTTACTTGACGTGTTTCTTAGTGCCGGCAATGTTGTTGAACCGCATTACCATTCGAATGCATCTGAGTTAATTTATTGTATTTCCGGTGAAACAATTGTTTCTATGATCAATCCATCCACTAATGAACTGAAAAATATACGGATTCACCCTCAGCAAGTAGTGACTATTCCACAGGGATGGTGGCATTATTTTGCGGCAAATGTGGATAATACACACGTCCTTACAATTTATGATACTTCTGAGCTTGATACTGTTTGGGGTTCCGACGTTCTTCGCTTGACGCCGCCCGAGGTGTTTGCCCATACGTATTGCCTTGATAAAGGGCAGATTCAACAAGCGTTACAGTCGATAGGGGAGACGGTTATTATCGGGCCGCCTGTGGATTGTAAGCAAAAAGGTGGATACAGTAAGGAGCAGGCTTACTATCAACCTTATTATCCTCCAGGTCCATACTACACAAGACCAATGGCTCCTCCATATAACTAG
- a CDS encoding MOSC domain-containing protein, which translates to MNGLINSIFVVDVAGSLPVSVQSVRAVPGKGLEGDRYYHKAGYWSHNGNLPRDVTLVDIETLERIEAEYNIAIEPGEHRRNIETKGIDLTALVGKKFQIGEITLQGIRVCEPCAHLVELTGKKQLLRGLVHSGLVAEILTDGVIHVGNQLK; encoded by the coding sequence ATGAATGGGCTAATTAATTCAATCTTTGTTGTCGACGTCGCCGGGAGTCTACCTGTTTCGGTTCAATCAGTCCGGGCTGTGCCGGGTAAAGGTTTGGAAGGTGACCGATATTATCATAAGGCCGGATATTGGTCGCACAATGGTAATCTCCCCCGGGATGTTACACTTGTTGATATCGAAACATTGGAGCGGATTGAAGCGGAGTATAATATTGCTATTGAGCCAGGGGAACATCGGAGAAACATCGAAACGAAAGGAATAGACCTAACCGCATTAGTTGGCAAGAAGTTTCAGATTGGGGAAATTACCTTGCAAGGTATTCGTGTTTGTGAACCGTGTGCACATCTGGTTGAACTTACTGGAAAAAAGCAGCTTTTAAGAGGGTTGGTTCATAGTGGTCTGGTTGCAGAAATCTTGACAGACGGGGTAATCCATGTTGGAAATCAATTGAAATAG